One window of the Marinifilum sp. JC120 genome contains the following:
- the rarD gene encoding EamA family transporter RarD has translation MNKDTHDGLFYAAAAFVMWGLLPIYWKTLEEVPALELLCNRIVWSLFFVGILLSCKNRWAEVKNALADRKGKLLLTISSCLIGTNWFVYIWAVNHGHVVDTSMGYYMTPLMNGLLGFIFIKERLERLQVIAILLAACGVIYSIIDYGHIPYIALTLAITFSFYGLVRKVMKVESLPGLFIETAALAPASAAYLVWLAFSGEISIYKINTIENLLLLGTGAATSLPLIFFAHGARRLRLITLGMMQYIAPTLALMLGVFVYNEPFSSARMVTFAFIWSGIAVYVADGINRNLKTKSQINN, from the coding sequence ATGAATAAAGACACTCACGATGGGCTCTTTTATGCCGCCGCAGCATTCGTTATGTGGGGGCTCCTCCCTATTTATTGGAAAACACTTGAAGAAGTCCCGGCCCTTGAACTGCTCTGCAATAGAATTGTCTGGTCGCTGTTTTTTGTAGGAATTCTGCTTTCCTGCAAAAACCGTTGGGCAGAGGTCAAAAACGCCCTTGCGGATAGAAAAGGAAAGCTTCTGCTGACCATAAGCAGCTGCCTCATCGGGACCAACTGGTTCGTATATATATGGGCAGTTAACCACGGACACGTAGTGGATACCAGCATGGGTTATTACATGACCCCGCTAATGAACGGGCTGCTCGGTTTCATTTTTATAAAAGAAAGGCTGGAGAGGCTTCAGGTTATCGCTATCTTACTCGCAGCCTGTGGAGTCATCTATTCTATAATTGATTATGGACACATTCCTTATATAGCATTGACTCTTGCTATAACATTCTCTTTTTACGGACTGGTGCGCAAGGTAATGAAAGTTGAATCCCTGCCGGGTCTGTTTATAGAAACAGCAGCACTTGCCCCGGCCTCTGCGGCCTATCTTGTGTGGCTGGCTTTTTCAGGGGAAATAAGTATATACAAAATAAATACTATAGAGAACTTACTCCTACTCGGAACAGGCGCGGCAACATCCCTGCCGCTCATATTTTTTGCCCATGGAGCACGCAGGCTGCGGCTGATTACACTGGGAATGATGCAGTATATCGCCCCCACACTGGCTCTCATGTTAGGTGTCTTTGTTTATAATGAGCCTTTCAGCTCGGCAAGAATGGTCACTTTCGCCTTTATCTGGAGCGGAATAGCAGTATATGTAGCAGACGGAATAAATAGAAATTTAAAAACAAAATCACAGATAAACAACTGA
- a CDS encoding diguanylate cyclase, whose protein sequence is MILAAKKDNFFKKWIPLRLIIPLVMILSIASYLCIKLDTMSIHDQERIFNEQQALQTKLVATALEDKLGNIIESTSTMAKYSLVDFINGNRSAESIKKLFKIKQNDLTALTLISFNPVDKIEPLNSEINSPKLVQAHRIAQEWTEKYYSAVSGMHSGFITPKPVVNEKIRFAGLLMPIWSDNHFAGILTIVIDLAQLTDKYITPLQIGKFGSGYIVDGSGTVVFDQETEIQGKNVFSLHKGYQDLIKIDSRMLHEPYGTGEYSFTVKRNKRVERKLVAWHNVHFGEMKLVVAISAPETDATSSMSSIRAIRSAMLVFLFLLFFAIIFFFYYHRSQQLLLRQNKELKSKDNVFEAIAGNAPGIIYKCEIVQPYEMHYISSKVRKVTGYEPEDFLKGGKSMYYDLVHPDDRTGLKNGISQSLSQKKPFEHEYRIIRSDGSERWVYEKGTRLPDEGSMVGFIIDITNRRNEEKALKQAEENYSALVTTAPLGIFQTTPQGKFINANSQMAAYYGYDSPKSFLNETNDISTDCYLLPEERERLLTILDKFEHTNNFEARHKRKDGTTFWASETIMAIKDENGNILRLDGFLMDISDRKEHEETMRRLAMFDNLTGLPNRVLFDDRLKQAISHAKRNRMKVAILYADLDNFKQVNDELGHMAGDSVLKEVSGRFSDCLRTSDTLSRIGGDEFIFILQDVGTRNEIEVVAQRVIDSMRAPFYVGEKVYRIGVSIGISIFPDKSENKEKLIRIADEAMYKAKNKGKNGFSF, encoded by the coding sequence TTGATTCTAGCAGCAAAAAAAGACAACTTTTTCAAAAAATGGATTCCGCTCAGGCTTATAATCCCTCTAGTTATGATCCTGAGCATAGCCAGCTATCTGTGCATAAAACTGGACACCATGTCCATCCACGATCAGGAAAGAATCTTCAACGAACAACAGGCTCTGCAAACCAAGCTGGTAGCCACAGCTCTGGAAGACAAGCTAGGAAATATTATTGAATCAACCTCAACTATGGCCAAATACTCCTTGGTGGATTTCATCAATGGAAACCGTTCCGCAGAATCTATAAAGAAACTGTTTAAAATCAAACAGAATGATCTAACCGCCCTGACCCTGATCAGCTTTAATCCCGTAGATAAAATCGAACCTCTCAATTCTGAAATCAATTCTCCGAAACTAGTCCAGGCTCATCGCATAGCACAGGAATGGACCGAAAAATATTACTCAGCAGTATCTGGTATGCACTCTGGATTCATTACCCCTAAACCTGTGGTTAATGAGAAAATACGCTTCGCCGGACTGCTTATGCCCATATGGTCTGACAACCATTTTGCAGGAATTCTCACTATTGTGATTGATCTGGCCCAGTTAACGGACAAATACATTACCCCTCTGCAAATAGGAAAATTTGGTTCAGGATACATTGTCGACGGATCCGGGACGGTTGTCTTTGATCAAGAAACTGAAATACAAGGTAAAAATGTATTCTCCCTGCATAAGGGTTATCAGGATTTGATCAAAATAGACTCTCGCATGCTCCATGAACCTTACGGCACCGGGGAGTACTCTTTCACTGTAAAAAGAAATAAGCGAGTGGAACGAAAACTGGTTGCATGGCACAATGTCCATTTCGGAGAAATGAAGCTAGTTGTCGCTATTTCCGCCCCTGAAACAGACGCGACCAGTTCAATGTCTTCCATAAGGGCCATAAGATCGGCAATGCTTGTCTTTTTATTCCTGCTCTTCTTTGCCATAATCTTTTTCTTTTACTATCACAGGTCACAACAACTTCTTCTCCGACAAAACAAGGAACTCAAAAGCAAAGACAATGTTTTTGAAGCCATTGCCGGAAATGCACCGGGCATCATTTATAAATGCGAAATAGTCCAGCCCTATGAAATGCATTATATCAGTTCCAAGGTTCGCAAGGTGACTGGATATGAACCAGAAGACTTCCTCAAGGGCGGCAAAAGTATGTACTACGATCTGGTTCATCCAGATGACCGCACTGGACTTAAAAACGGAATCAGCCAGTCCCTCAGCCAAAAAAAACCATTCGAGCATGAGTACCGTATAATTCGCAGCGACGGCAGTGAACGCTGGGTTTATGAAAAAGGGACCAGACTTCCAGATGAAGGAAGCATGGTCGGTTTCATAATAGATATTACTAACCGCAGAAACGAGGAAAAAGCTCTGAAACAGGCTGAAGAAAATTACAGTGCACTGGTAACCACCGCTCCGCTGGGAATTTTCCAGACTACACCACAGGGAAAATTTATAAATGCCAACAGCCAGATGGCTGCATATTACGGCTACGATTCACCAAAATCGTTCCTTAATGAAACTAATGATATTTCAACGGATTGCTATCTTTTGCCGGAGGAACGGGAACGACTTTTAACCATTCTCGACAAATTCGAACACACTAACAATTTTGAAGCCCGACACAAACGCAAGGACGGAACCACCTTTTGGGCCAGCGAAACCATCATGGCCATTAAAGATGAGAACGGAAACATCCTGCGCTTGGACGGCTTTCTCATGGATATCTCCGACCGTAAGGAACACGAAGAAACCATGCGCCGTTTGGCCATGTTCGACAACCTGACCGGATTACCCAACCGGGTCCTTTTTGATGACCGCTTGAAGCAAGCCATTTCCCATGCCAAACGCAATCGCATGAAAGTTGCTATTCTCTATGCCGACCTCGACAACTTTAAACAGGTAAATGACGAACTTGGGCATATGGCCGGGGATAGCGTGCTCAAAGAAGTTTCCGGAAGATTCAGCGACTGCCTGCGTACAAGCGATACCCTTTCACGCATCGGCGGCGACGAATTTATTTTTATCCTACAGGATGTAGGGACACGCAATGAAATTGAAGTGGTTGCCCAGCGAGTAATTGATTCCATGCGTGCACCATTCTATGTAGGTGAAAAAGTGTACAGAATCGGAGTCAGCATCGGAATCAGTATTTTCCCGGACAAAAGCGAAAACAAGGAAAAACTTATCCGCATTGCTGATGAAGCCATGTACAAGGCCAAGAATAAAGGCAAAAACGGATTTTCATTTTAA